The Paenibacillus dendritiformis region CGCCGGCGGGGACGGCACGCTGAACGAGGTCATCAACGGCATGGCCGGCAAGCCGTCACGGCCGCCGCTCGGCATTATTCCGCTCGGCACGACGAATGATTTCGCCCGTGCGCTGGGCATCCCCCGCCATTGGGAGGACGCCTGCTCGATTATTACCCGGCAGAAGACGCGAGTCATCGATCTGGGGCAGGCGAATGACACGTATTTCATCAATATCGCGGGCGGCGGGTCGCTGACCGAGCTGACTTATGAGGTGCCCAGCAAGCTGAAGACGATGATCGGGCAGCTGGCTTATTACATGAAGGGCCTGGAAAAGATGACGAGCCTGCGGCCGACGGAGCTGCGCATCGAGGTGGACGGCCACGGCGTGTTCCATGAGGAGTTCATGCTGTTCCTGATTGCGAATACGAACTCGGTCGGCGGCTTCGAGAAGCTGGCTCCGGGGGCGCGCATCGATGACGGCCTGTTCGATGTGATCATGCTGAAGAAATGCAATCTGGCGGAGTTCATCCGCGTGGCGGGGATGGCGCTGCGGGGCGATCATATTCTCGATCCGCTCATTATCCACGTCCAATCGAAGCGGGTGACGGTGACCTCCCCGGATACGGTGCAGCTCAATCTGGACGGCGAATACGGCGGCCTGCTGCCGGGAACGTTCCAGGTGCTGCCGTCGCATTTGCGGATATTTGCCGACGTTCCGGAGGCGCAGCCAGAGCAAGGATAGGAACGGCTTCCCGTGTTCGTCTGCGGTTGGCGCAGGCGGGTTATGGGGGAAGGCTGCCCATGTTGCGTGTGCCAACTCGGCCTTGCTGCGGGCTCGGCTGCGGCGTAGGGCTATGGCGTTGTTCCCTGGCTGGGGCCGATGGCGTTGCGGGTGTTATGGACTCGGACGCGGCGTATGCGTTGCGGCCTTGGCTGCGGTGTATGGCGTTACGGAAGCTGGAGGGCTTGGCCTGCTGCCGGTGAGGCGGAGGCCAGGTCTTTTTTTGATAAGATGGGACATGCTAGGAGAGGTTGCGGCTATTGATATCTGGTGTGATACGGTAGGCTGTTGCACTAATTTGAAGGGAACTAGTCCAGTAATTTACAGGAAAGCAATACAGTAATTTGCCGGGAAGTACTACAGTAATTTGAAGGGAATTATTTCAGTAATTTTCAGGGAAGTACTACAGTAATTTGTAGGAAAGCTGCAAATATGCAGTAATTTTATGCTTTTGCTTGTCTATTTTGCAGAATTGCTGCCAGGATGCAGTTTTTTGATGGGAAAATCGGAATCTGCGTGGTTATGAAGCGAAATTGATGTATATTTGCAGGATTCTTTTTTACGCGAAGAGGGCTTGGCGGGAA contains the following coding sequences:
- a CDS encoding diacylglycerol kinase, which produces MIKKARLIYNPTSGREEGKKRLADILHRLDAAGIEATAHATDGAGDATASAADAIDRGYDMIIAAGGDGTLNEVINGMAGKPSRPPLGIIPLGTTNDFARALGIPRHWEDACSIITRQKTRVIDLGQANDTYFINIAGGGSLTELTYEVPSKLKTMIGQLAYYMKGLEKMTSLRPTELRIEVDGHGVFHEEFMLFLIANTNSVGGFEKLAPGARIDDGLFDVIMLKKCNLAEFIRVAGMALRGDHILDPLIIHVQSKRVTVTSPDTVQLNLDGEYGGLLPGTFQVLPSHLRIFADVPEAQPEQG